One Euphorbia lathyris chromosome 1, ddEupLath1.1, whole genome shotgun sequence DNA segment encodes these proteins:
- the LOC136218734 gene encoding uncharacterized protein: protein MPECNPSLDPIISISSNPKVTNVKIVGGLKVNRKVTVSGVVVGGNEQASTIQMFITTSKNFGVENDFQSISLSQTEKVFLIPPEAVGQYLVAKYTPIAEDGKFGDSVYIISDKYVKDSTPQGMRKVRGKNMNKKVASLKTGEKLKIEFYNNRAVGDNHKSWSRHLGRLVRDVNICPIQFQTWKDVTKEVKNHLWVSVKDCFENENMDIYREETLEHMGYLWTAWRSTLYLTYVRPCKTKGEALKNCPPFINVGDWTWLVNEKFSTEEFQRMSKRNMKNRAKTVMPHRSGSKPHRAIIYDMDEIVKTTQFDPSLSTMEVIDKCFGPQSHNRVFGY, encoded by the exons ATGCCGGAGTGCAATCCATCATTAG ATCCAATTATCTCAATTTCATCAAATCCGAAAGTTACAAATGTTAAGATTGTAGGCGGTCTTAAGGTAAACAGGAAGGTGACAGTGTCTGGTGTTGTTGTTGGAGGGAATGAACAAGCTAGCACTATTCAGATGTTTATCACCACTTCAAAGAACTTTGGAGTAGAGAATGATTTTCAATCTATTAGCTTATCTCAGACTGAGAAG GTGTTTCTTATACCACCAGAAGCTGTTGGTCAATATCTTGTAGCAAAATATACTCCTATTGCTGAAGATGGTAAATTTGGTGACTCAGTGTATATTATATCAGACAAGTATGTCAAAG ATTCTACACCTCAAGGGATGAGAAAAGTCAGGGGGAAGAATATGAATAAGAAAGTTGCATCTCTAAAGACCGGAGAAAAACTTAAGATTGAATTCTACAATAATCGTGCTGTGGGTGATAATCATAAATCTTGGTCAAGGCACTTGGGGAGACTTGTTCGTGATGTCAATATTTGTCCAATACAATTTCAAACTTGGAAGGATGTGACGAAAGAAGTCAAGAACCATCTATGGGTCTCGGTCAAG GACTGTTTTGAAAATGAGAACATGGACATTTATCGCGAAGAAACCTTGGAGCATATGGGTTATTTGTGGACAGCATGGAGGTCAACTTTGTACCTTACTTATGTGAGACCTTGCAAAACGAAAGGAGAAGCCTTGAAAAATTGTCCACCGTTTATTAATGTTGGAGATTGGACATGGCTTGTGAATGAGAAGTTCTCTACTGAAGAATTTCAG AGAATGAGCAAAcgaaatatgaaaaatagagCCAAGACTGTGATGCCTCATCGAAGTGGAAGTAAACCACATCGAGCAATTATTTATGATATG GATGAAATTGTGAAGACCACACAATTTGACCCATCACTTTCTACGATGGAGGTGATTGACAAATGCTTTGGACCGCAGTCCCACAACCGTGTCTTTGGTTATTGA
- the LOC136207513 gene encoding F-box/kelch-repeat protein At5g15710, whose product MDGAGESSAAGAIVSSQNLSTTGSSRDDDGCPRQISPIRIGGSRNTSPLGRIGSRNTSPSKQKAIKTKPRGLDEETAATFGKAVRPDVQMEDNIWAMLPEDLLSEILVRVPPFMIFRLRSVCKRWNSILQDNSFLTFHSQVPSHGPCLLTFWKNTQTSQCSVFSLPLKTWYRIPFTFLPQWAFWLVGSSAGLVCFSGLDGLTFKTLVCNPLTQAWRTLPSMHYNQQRQLILVVDRMDRSFKVIATSDIYGDKSLPTEVYDSKLDRWSLHQIMPAVNLCSSKMAYCDSRLYLETLSPLGLMMYRLDTGYWEHIPARFPRSLLDGYLVAGTQKRLFLVGRIGLYSTLQSMRIWELDHTKVMWVEISRMPPKYFRALLRLSAERFECFGQDNLICFTSWNQGKGLLYDVDKKAWSWIAGCALQSYNSQVCFYEPRFDASIYLADK is encoded by the coding sequence ATGGATGGTGCTGGAGAATCTTCTGCTGCTGGGGCTATTGTATCTAGCCAGAACTTGTCAacaactgggagttcacgagaTGATGATGGTTGTCCTAGACAAATTTCACCCATTAGGATAGGTGGTTCGAGGAATACTAGCCCCTTGGGCCGCATTGGATCAAGGAACACTAGTCCTTCGAAGCAGAAGGCGATTAAGACCAAACCACGGGGTCTAGATGAGGAAACGGCAGCTACATTTGGTAAAGCTGTTCGCCCTGATGTTCAAATGGAGGATAACATATGGGCCATGTTGCCAGAAGATCTACTTAGTGAGATTTTGGTTAGGGTTCCTCCTTTTATGATATTTCGTCTCCGTTCGGTTTGTAAAAGGTGGAACTCTATTCTTCAAGACAATAGTTTTCTTACATTTCACTCACAAGTTCCATCTCATGGTCCATGTCTTTTGACATTCTGGAAGAACACACAAACATCACAATGCTCAGTTTTTAGCCTGCCCTTGAAAACTTGGTATAGAATTCCTTTCACATTTTTGCCTCAGTGGGCATTTTGGTTGGTGGGCTCTTCAGCAGGACTTGTTTGTTTTTCTGGACTCGATGGGCTAACTTTCAAGACTTTAGTTTGTAATCCACTCACTCAAGCTTGGAGAACGTTGCCTAGCATGCATTATAATCAACAGAGGCAGTTAATATTGGTTGTCGATAGAATGGACAGGTCATTTAAAGTCATAGCCACAAGCGATATTTATGGTGATAAGTCATTGCCCACTGAAGTGTACGATTCAAAACTCGACAGATGGTCACTCCACCAAATAATGCCTGCAGTCAATCTTTGCTCCTCAAAGATGGCATATTGTGACTCCAGATTGTATCTAGAAACTCTTTCGCCACTTGGGTTGATGATGTATAGGCTTGACACAGGTTACTGGGAACACATTCCAGCTAGATTTCCACGGTCTTTGTTGGATGGATATTTGGTTGCAGGTACACAAAAGCGTCTTTTTCTAGTTGGAAGAATTGGCCTCTATAGCACTCTTCAGAGCATGAGAATTTGGGAATTGGATCATACGAAGGTAATGTGGGTGGAGATCAGTAGAATGCCCCCAAAGTATTTTCGAGCTCTCTTGAGGTTATCGGCTGAGAGATTTGAGTGCTTTGGACAGGATAACTTAATTTGCTTTACATCTTGGAACCAAGGAAAAGGCCTTCTATATGATGTAGATAAAAAGGCTTGGTCTTGGATAGCTGGATGTGCTCTTCAGTCATATAACAGTCAGGTGTGTTTCTATGAGCCAAGATTTGATGCTTCCATCTACTTAGCTGACAAGTGA